In one window of Helianthus annuus cultivar XRQ/B chromosome 17, HanXRQr2.0-SUNRISE, whole genome shotgun sequence DNA:
- the LOC110926426 gene encoding probable arabinose 5-phosphate isomerase yields the protein MGSLPHFLSDPPSQKQQQPNLVDPIKLKTLFKSQQKYLNNFFDKLDHSQAHLFTQTLLNSTGTIFITGVGKSGFVSKNISQTLVSLGIKSQFLSPTDALHGDIGILTEQDVLVMFSKSGNTEELLRLVPCARAKGAFLISVTSVEGNSLMGLCDLNVHLPLERELCPFDLAPTTSTAIQMVFGCTVAIAMMDAKCLTKEGYAANHPAGRIGKSLIFKVKDVMKKQEELPVCKEGDLIMDQLVELTSKGCGCLLVIDDDYHLIGTFTDGDLRRTLKASKEGIFKLTVGEMCNRNPRTITAERMAVEAMQKMEAPPSPVQFLPVINEDNTLIGIVTLHGLVSAGL from the exons ATGGGATCTCTCCCACATTTCCTATCAGACCCACCGTCACAAAAACAACAACAACCCAATCTCGTCGACCCAATCAAACTCAAAACCCTCTTCAAATCCCAACAAAAATACCTCAACAACTTCTTCGACAAACTCGACCATTCTCAAGCccacttattcacccaaaccCTCTTAAACTCCACCGGCACCATCTTCATCACCGGCGTCGGCAAATCCGGTTTCGTTTCCAAAAACATTTCACAAACCCTCGTCTCTTTAGGCATCAAATCCCAATTCTTATCCCCAACAGACGCTCTTCACGGCGACATTGGGATATTAACCGAACAGGATGTGTTAGTTATGTTCAGCAAGAGTGGGAACACGGAAGAATTGTTAAGGTTGGTGCCGTGTGCGAGAGCGAAAGGGGCGTTTTTGATATCGGTTACGTCGGTTGAAGGGAATTCGTTGATGGGGTTGTGTGATTTGAATGTGCATTTGCCGTTGGAACGGGAATTGTGTCCGTTTGATTTGGCGCCGACGACTTCTACGGCGATTCAGATGGTGTTTGGGTGTACGGTGGCGATTGCGATGATGGATGCAAAGTGTTTGACGAAAGAAGGGTATGCTGCGAATCATCCTGCTGGACGGATTGGCAAGAGTTTGATCTTTAAG GTGAAGGATGTAatgaagaagcaagaagaacttcCAGTTTGTAAAGAAGGGGATCTAATAATGGATCAATTAGTCGAGCTTACAAGTAAAGGATGCGGGTGCCTTCTGGTGATTGATGATGATTACCACCTCATTGGCACATTCACCGATGGCGATCTCAGGCGAACACTCAAAGCCAGCAAAGAGGGCATCTTCAAACTCACCGTCGGTGAAATGTGCAACAG GAACCCGAGAACTATAACTGCAGAAAGAATGGCGGTTGAAGCAATGCAGAAGATGGAGGCTCCTCCATCCCCTGTTCAATTCTTGCCTGTGATTAATGAAGATAACACATTGATAGGTATTGTGACGCTGCATGGACTGGTGTCTGCCGGTCTTTGA